Proteins from one Camelina sativa cultivar DH55 chromosome 8, Cs, whole genome shotgun sequence genomic window:
- the LOC104705955 gene encoding DNA repair protein RAD4-like, whose product MKSTSDSKDGRLSAASRAAVNKILDRRTSRGKKKQDDNFDSSKRDKSVNDKGKQAVKATLTDNVLKGRECVTIVLSDDDEMNDSDWEDCPIPSLDNTVDANVDDTVDASVDDTVDASVDDTRELTIEFDNDVPDAKKQKGAYRATAKDKERAELVHKVHLLCLLARGRIVDNACNDPLIQAALLSLLPSYLSKVANIEKVTVRDVAPLLRWVRENFSVRCTPCSEKTFRTSLAFALESRKGTAEELAALSVALFRALKLTTRFVSILDVASLKPGADKDESTGQNRGKMKHGVFRTSTLMVPKQQAISSYPNKSSSHVEHKSVCETSEPQHRNSLRSDQLQHNTVNSSCEAGTSSKSGGTKRKGDVEYEMQIAMALSATADNQQRSKVNEKMKIRKITKIIDGPSVSDQLISTAIGSKKVDSPLCWAEVFCNGENMDGKWVHVDAVNGVIDAAQNVEATTTACKTSLRYVVAFAGGGAKDVTRRYCTKWHTISSKRVCSVWWDMVLAPLIHLESAATHNEDTALRNFNSLYPVANRVSLSSSSYGIRSALEDMELATRSLTEPLPTNQQAYKTHELYAIEKWLHKNQIFHPKGPVLGFCNGHSVYPRTCVQTLKSKERWFRDGLQLKANEVPSKILKRNSKFKKVKDFGDGNGEIRGGSYCMELYGKWQMEPLCLPRAVNGIVPKNERGQVDVWSEKCLPPGTVHLKLPRIFSVAKRFGIDYAPAMVGFEYRSGGATPIFQGIVVCTEFKDTILEAYAEEQEKREEEERRRNEAQAASRWYQLLSSILTRERLKNRYANNSNSVETKSLEVNSVPIIKAKNVKSPEKQSVAKTGGGGRSRVRKNRNEDESHEHVFLEDQETFDEETSVKTKRCKCGFSVEVEQM is encoded by the exons ATGAAATCTACAAGTGATAGTAAGGACGGTAGACTCTCAGCAGCCTCTAGAGCTGCAGTGAACAAAATTCTAGACAGACGAACTTCTCGAGGCAAGAAGAAGCAAGATGACAACTTTGATTCCTCAAAG CGGGATAAAAGTGTAAATGACAAGGGGAAGCAAGCCGTTAAGGCAACTTTAACTGATAACGTTCTAAAGGGCAGGGAATGTGTTACTATTGTACTCTCGGATGATGATGAAATGAATGATTCAGACTGGGAAGACTGTCCAATTCCTAGTCTTGATAACACGGTTGATGCTAATGTTGATGACACGGTTGATGCTAGTGTTGATGACACGGTTGATGCTAGTGTTGATGACACTAGAGAGTTAACCATAGAATTTGATAATGATGTTCCTGATGCTAAGAAGCAGAAGGGTGCATACCGTGCAACAGCAAAAGACAAG GAACGGGCGGAACTTGTACATAAGGTTCACTTGCTCTGTCTGCTCGCAAGAGGGAGGATAGTTGATAATGCTTGTAATGATCCCTTGATTCAG GCTGCCTTGCTTTCACTTCTGCCATCATACTTATCAAAAGTAGCGAATATCGAGAAAGTAACTGTCAGGGATGTAGCCCCTCTTCTTCGTTGG GTTCGTGAAAACTTTTCCGTTAGGTGTACTCCCTGTTCTGAGAAAACTTTTCGTACTTCCCTAGCATTTGCTCTTGAATCTCGTAAAGGCACAGCTGAAGAG CTTGCAGCACTGTCTGTTGCTTTGTTTAGAGCATTAAAGCTCACAACTCG GTTTGTGTCTATTCTTGATGTTGCATCCTTAAAACCAGGGGCCGATAAGGACGAATCAACAGGTCAAAACCGAGGTAAAATGAAGCATGGGGTATTCAGGACCTCAACGCTTATGGTACCAAAACAGCAGGCCATCTCGTCATACCCAAATAAATCTTCTTCCCATGTTGAGCATAAAAGTGTCTGTGAAACGTCTGAGCCTCAGCATAGGAACTCCCTGCGATCTGATCAGTTGCAACACAATACAGTCAATTCATCTTGCGAAGCAGGAACGTCTAGTAAATCTGGTGGAACaaagaggaaaggagatgtagaGTACGAGATGCAAATAGCCATGGCTTTGAGTGCAACTGCAGACAACCAACAACGCTCTAAAGTGAACGAGAAAATGAAAATtcgtaaaataacaaaaataattgatgGCCCGTCAGTTTCTGACCAACTAATATCCACGGCTATCGGTTCTAAGAAAGTAGATTCTCCCCTTTGTTGGGCTGAGGTGTTCTGCAATGGGGAAAACATGGATGGGAAATGGGTCCATGTGGATGCTGTTAATGGAGTGATAGATGCAGCGCAAAACGTTGAAGCTACAACTACCGCTTGCAAAACCTCTCTTAGATATGTTGTCGCTTTTGCTGGTGGTGGAGCCAAAGATGTTACTCGCAG GTACTGTACAAAATGGCACACTATTTCATCCAAAAGGGTGTGTTCAGTGTGGTGGGATATGGTATTAGCACCGTTAATACATCTAGAGTCAGCCGCAACTCACAATGAAGACACTGCTCTGAGAAATTTCAATAGTCTATATCCTGTTGCTAACAGAGTTTCCTTAAGTAGCTCTTCCTATGGTATAAGGAGTGCTCTTGAAGATATGGAGTTGGCTACGCGGTCGTTGACTGAGCCGCTTCCTACTAACCAACAG GCCTATAAAACCCATGAACTCTATGCTATTGAGAAATGGCTTCACAAGAACCAGATATTTCACCCAAAAGGTCCAGTTCTGGGGTTTTGCAATGGTCATTCAGTATATCCTCGAACCTGTGTGCAGACTCtcaaatcaaaagaaaggtgGTTTCGTGATGGGCTACAACTTAAGGCGAATGAAGTTCCCTCAAAG ATTCTGAAGCGGAACTCGAAGTTCAAGAAAGTAAAAGATTTTGGAGATGGCAACGGTGAAATTAGAGGTGGTTCTTATTGCATGGAACTATATGGGAAGTGGCAAATGGAACCATTGTGTCTCCCACGCGCTGTTAACGGAATTGTGCCCAAG AACGAGCGCGGTCAAGTTGATGTCTGGTCTGAGAAATGTCTCCCACCTGGAACAGTCCACCTAAAGCTTCCTAGAATATTTTCGGTTGCTAAGAGATTTGGTATAGATTATGCACCTGCCATGGTTGGTTTCGAGTACAGAAGTGGAGGTGCTACTCCTATTTTTCAAGGTATTGTGGTCTGTACCGAGTTCAAAGACACAATCCTCGAG GCATATgcagaagaacaagaaaagagagaagaagaggagagaagaagaaatgaagcaCAAGCAGCTTCAAGATGGTATCAGCTTCTTTCGTCTATCTTAACCCGTGAAAGATTGAAAAACCGTTACGCTAATAACTCTAACAGTGTCGAAACGAAGAGTTTGGAAGTGAATTCAGTGCCTATCATTAAGGCCAAGAACGTGAAATCACCTGAAAAGCAGAGTGTGGCTAAgactggaggaggaggaaggtcACGAGTAAGAAAGAATCGTAATGAAGACGAAAGCCATGAGCATGTGTTTCTTGAGGACCAAGAAACCTTTGATGAGGAAACCTCTGTGAAAACAAAACGCTGCAAATGCGGCTTTTCTGTCGAAGTTGAACAAATGTAG
- the LOC104705956 gene encoding pentatricopeptide repeat-containing protein At5g16640, mitochondrial isoform X1 gives MRRSISSKAKSFLHRNLLDKGNPGISPSSSPFSICGFCFSRRAYYSGGSDYREMLRNGIQYMKLDESLDLFFHMVQCRPLPSIADFSRLLSAISKMKKYDVVIYLWEQMQILGIPHNHYTCNILLNCFCRCSQFSLALSFLGKMMKLGHEPSIVTFGSLLCGFCRGGRVYDALYMFEGMVEMGYKPNVVIYNTVIDGLCKSKQVDNALDLLNRMEKDGVRPDAVTYNSLISGLCNSGRWSDATRMVSYMTKREIYPDVFTFNALIDACVKEGNILEAEELYEEMIRRSLDPDIVTYSLLIYGLCMYSRLDDAEQMFGFMVTKGCFPDVVTYSILINGYCKSKKVEHGMKLFCEMSQRGVVRNTVTYTILIQGYCRAGKPNVAEEIFRRMVFSGVTPNIVTYNVLLHGLCDNGKIEKALVILADMQKSGMDADIVTYNIIIGGMCKAGEVADAWDLYCSLNHKGLMPDIWTYTTLMLGLYKKGLRREADGLFRKMKEDGILPNECYE, from the coding sequence ATGAGGAGATCGATCTCTTCGAAAGCTAAGTCGTTTCTTCATCGGAATCTTCTCGATAAAGGTAATCCCGGAATCtctccttcgtcttctccgTTTAGCATTTGCGGTTTCTGTTTCTCGAGACGAGCTTATTATTCCGGTGGCAGTGATTACCGAGAAATGTTGAGAAATGGGATTCAATATATGAAACTAGACGAATCGcttgatctcttctttcacaTGGTTCAGTGTCGTCCTCTTCCTTCAATTGCTGATTTCAGTAGGTTATTAAGTGCTATCTCCAAGATGAAGAAGTATGATGTTGTGATCTATCTTTGGGAGCAGATGCAAATCTTGGGGATCCCTCATAACCACTATACTTGCAATATCTTGTTGAATTGTTTCTGCAGATGCTCTCAGTTCTCTCTTGCGTTGTCGTTTCttgggaagatgatgaaacttGGCCATGAGCCTAGCATTGTCACTTTTGGTTCTTTGCTTTGTGGATTCTGTCGCGGTGGTAGGGTTTATGATGCTTTGTATATGTTTGAGGGAATGGTGGAAATGGGATATAAGCCTAATGTTGTGATCTACAATACAGTTATTGATGGTTTATGCAAAAGCAAACAGGTGGATAACGCGTTGGATCTGTTAAACCGGATGGAGAAAGATGGGGTTAGACCTGATGCTGTTACCTACAACTCTCTTATATCTGGACTTTGTAATTCAGGTAGATGGAGCGATGCTACTCGAATGGTTAGCTATATGACCAAGAGAGAGATCTACCCTGATGTATTTACTTTCAATGCATTGATTGATGCGTGTGTGAAAGAAGGGAATATTTTAGAGGCTGAAGAACTGTACGAGGAGATGATCCGGAGATCTCTGGATCCTGATATTGTTACTTACAGTTTACTGATTTACGGGCTTTGTATGTACAGTCGCCTAGATGATGCAGAGCAAATGTTTGGTTTCATGGTTACCAAAGGTTGTTTCCCGGATGTTGTAACTTATAGTATTCTCATTAATGGATATTGCAAGTCTAAGAAGGTAGAGCATGGGATGAAACTCTTCTGCGAGATGTCTCAGAGAGGAGTGGTTAGAAATACAGTCACTTATACAATTCTAATCCAGGGTTATTGTCGAGCTGGAAAACCTAATGTTGCTGAAGAAATCTTCAGACGGATGGTTTTTTCTGGTGTGACTCCTAATATTGTTACTTACAATGTTTTGTTACATGGTCTATGCGATAATGGGAAGATAGAGAAAGCATTGGTGATATTGGCGGATATGCAAAAGAGTGGAATGGATGCTGATATCGTTACATATAATATCATCATTGGCGGGATGTGTAAGGCTGGTGAGGTGGCAGATGCTTGGGATTTATATTGTAGCCTCAATCACAAAGGACTTATGCCAGATATTTGGACATACACTACGTTGATGTTAGGATTGTACAAGAAAGGTCTACGGCGTGAAGCAGATGGGCTgtttagaaaaatgaaagaagatgggATTTTGCCAAATGAATGTTATGAATAG
- the LOC104705956 gene encoding pentatricopeptide repeat-containing protein At5g16640, mitochondrial isoform X2 — translation MLRNGIQYMKLDESLDLFFHMVQCRPLPSIADFSRLLSAISKMKKYDVVIYLWEQMQILGIPHNHYTCNILLNCFCRCSQFSLALSFLGKMMKLGHEPSIVTFGSLLCGFCRGGRVYDALYMFEGMVEMGYKPNVVIYNTVIDGLCKSKQVDNALDLLNRMEKDGVRPDAVTYNSLISGLCNSGRWSDATRMVSYMTKREIYPDVFTFNALIDACVKEGNILEAEELYEEMIRRSLDPDIVTYSLLIYGLCMYSRLDDAEQMFGFMVTKGCFPDVVTYSILINGYCKSKKVEHGMKLFCEMSQRGVVRNTVTYTILIQGYCRAGKPNVAEEIFRRMVFSGVTPNIVTYNVLLHGLCDNGKIEKALVILADMQKSGMDADIVTYNIIIGGMCKAGEVADAWDLYCSLNHKGLMPDIWTYTTLMLGLYKKGLRREADGLFRKMKEDGILPNECYE, via the coding sequence ATGTTGAGAAATGGGATTCAATATATGAAACTAGACGAATCGcttgatctcttctttcacaTGGTTCAGTGTCGTCCTCTTCCTTCAATTGCTGATTTCAGTAGGTTATTAAGTGCTATCTCCAAGATGAAGAAGTATGATGTTGTGATCTATCTTTGGGAGCAGATGCAAATCTTGGGGATCCCTCATAACCACTATACTTGCAATATCTTGTTGAATTGTTTCTGCAGATGCTCTCAGTTCTCTCTTGCGTTGTCGTTTCttgggaagatgatgaaacttGGCCATGAGCCTAGCATTGTCACTTTTGGTTCTTTGCTTTGTGGATTCTGTCGCGGTGGTAGGGTTTATGATGCTTTGTATATGTTTGAGGGAATGGTGGAAATGGGATATAAGCCTAATGTTGTGATCTACAATACAGTTATTGATGGTTTATGCAAAAGCAAACAGGTGGATAACGCGTTGGATCTGTTAAACCGGATGGAGAAAGATGGGGTTAGACCTGATGCTGTTACCTACAACTCTCTTATATCTGGACTTTGTAATTCAGGTAGATGGAGCGATGCTACTCGAATGGTTAGCTATATGACCAAGAGAGAGATCTACCCTGATGTATTTACTTTCAATGCATTGATTGATGCGTGTGTGAAAGAAGGGAATATTTTAGAGGCTGAAGAACTGTACGAGGAGATGATCCGGAGATCTCTGGATCCTGATATTGTTACTTACAGTTTACTGATTTACGGGCTTTGTATGTACAGTCGCCTAGATGATGCAGAGCAAATGTTTGGTTTCATGGTTACCAAAGGTTGTTTCCCGGATGTTGTAACTTATAGTATTCTCATTAATGGATATTGCAAGTCTAAGAAGGTAGAGCATGGGATGAAACTCTTCTGCGAGATGTCTCAGAGAGGAGTGGTTAGAAATACAGTCACTTATACAATTCTAATCCAGGGTTATTGTCGAGCTGGAAAACCTAATGTTGCTGAAGAAATCTTCAGACGGATGGTTTTTTCTGGTGTGACTCCTAATATTGTTACTTACAATGTTTTGTTACATGGTCTATGCGATAATGGGAAGATAGAGAAAGCATTGGTGATATTGGCGGATATGCAAAAGAGTGGAATGGATGCTGATATCGTTACATATAATATCATCATTGGCGGGATGTGTAAGGCTGGTGAGGTGGCAGATGCTTGGGATTTATATTGTAGCCTCAATCACAAAGGACTTATGCCAGATATTTGGACATACACTACGTTGATGTTAGGATTGTACAAGAAAGGTCTACGGCGTGAAGCAGATGGGCTgtttagaaaaatgaaagaagatgggATTTTGCCAAATGAATGTTATGAATAG
- the LOC104705958 gene encoding uncharacterized protein LOC104705958, producing the protein MEDHDKSPPKDYYKILEVDYDATEDLIRLNYRKLALKWHPDKHKGDSAATEKFQEINEAYNVLMDPAKRFEYDFTGIYEIHKYTLREYLARFKGMILTCNGLGISQSSSPWTHQLAGTTKQQTSKDTV; encoded by the exons ATGGAAGACCATGATAAGTCTCCCCCTAAG gaTTACTATAAGATTCTAGAAGTTGATTACGACGCAACTGAAGACTTGATCAGACTGAATTATCGGAAGCTTGCATTG AAGTGGCATCCTGATAAGCACAAAGGCGATAGTGCAGCTACAGAGAAATTTCAAGAGATTAATGAAGCTTATAATG TGCTGATGGACCCTGCTAAACGTTTTGAGTATGATTTTACTGGTATTTATGAGATCCACAAGTATACTTTACGG GAATATCTCGCCAGATTTAAGGGAATGATACTCACTTGCAATGGGCTTGGTATCAGCCAATCCTCATCACCATG GACACATCAATTGGCTGGGACCACCAAACAACAGACGAGCAAg GATACTGTATAA
- the LOC104705959 gene encoding uncharacterized protein LOC104705959 produces MASCVVAPLSLSGGSQSHHLKANGLSSTTKLSSICKPCALSILNKSNRTRNFSVSAGYRDGSRSGSSGDFIAGFLLGGAVFGAVAYIFAPQIRRSVLNEEDEYGFKKPQQPTYYDEGLEKTRETLNEKIGQLNSAIDNVSSRLRGREKNSSSPNVPVETDPEVEATT; encoded by the exons ATGGCGTCATGTGTTGTtgctcctctttctctctctg GTGGGTCTCAATCTCATCATTTGAAAGCTAATGGATTGTCGTCTACCACGAAGCTCAGTTCTATTTGTAAACCTTGTGCATTGTCAATCCTGAATAAATCAAACCGGACTCGCAATTTTTCTGTTTCTGCTGGGTACCG AGATGGGAGTAGGAGTGGAAGCAGTGGTGACTTCATAGCTGGTTTTCTTCTAGGAGGTGCTGTGTTTGGCGCTGTTGCTTATATCTTTGCTCCACAG ATCCGGAGATCGGTActgaatgaagaagatgagtatgGTTTCAAGAAGCCGCAACAGCCAACGTACTACGATGAAGGTttagagaaaacaagagagacaTTGAATGAGAAAATCGGACAGCTTAATTCCGCGATTGACAATGTTTCTTCGCGTTTAAGAGGTCGAGAAAAGAACAGTTCTTCCCCCAATGTACCGGTCGAAACTGACCCTGAAGTTGAAGCTACAACTTGA